The Thermococcus sibiricus MM 739 DNA window GTTATAGTGGCCTTATGTTAGCATTTGCTGCAATCCCTATACCACTAATAACTGGTGCTCTAGCTCTCAGGGCATATATGGAAGTTTTTATAAATCCCACTGCACTTCAAGAAGCTGCACAAGGTTTAGGAGTCTCTACAAGTACTGCTCAACTCATTGCAGGCGTAATGGTACTCTTTGGAATTGCAGAGGTATTCCTCTTAAGCTACGCCATTTACATGTTCTATAAGCACAGGCACGCTTTCCTTTGAAAAAAAAGAAAGCCCTCAGTAAAGGGCTTCGTTTCCTCTCTCCTCCGTTCTTATCCTTATTGCTTCATAAACCGGTAGAATGAATATTTTGCCATCCCCCGGGATGCCCCTTCTTGCATTCTGGATTATCACATTAACAACCTTCTCAACATCTTCATCCTTAACGACAATCTCAATTTTCATTTTTGGCATAAGCTCATAAGGGGGCACCCCTCCTTGTACACCCCTACCTTTAACTGGATAAGCTGTCATAGGGACTATACCCATTTGTTTTAGGGCCTTATGAACCCTATCAAACTCCTCTTCCCTAACAATTGCTTCAATTTTTTTCATAAATTCCACCAAATATAATAGGGCAGAAGAAAAAATAAACTTTTCTAAATCAAATCGAGAGATATTTTAATGCTTTTTCAAGTCTCTTCTTTGGAATTCTAGTTTCTTTTGCCAGCTTTGTTAAATCAACATTTTTAAGATCTTCAACACTTCTGATTCCGGCTTTTTTCAGTTTTTCAACTGTCTTTGGCCCTATTCCCTTTACGGCCAAAAGCTTTTTCTCAAAGTCTTTCTCCTCTTTTTCTAAATCTCTTTCCTCTTTTGTTGTTTTTTCAAGCTGTAGAGTGGCCTTACTGATTTCCCACTTTCCCTCTAACTTTTGAGCACTTGCGATGCTTATATTTTCTCTTACTTCTTTTTTATTTCCTTTAATTCTTTTGATTCTTCTAATGGAGCCTCAGGTGGCTCGATATACTCCGAAACACTTGGAGATTCTTCACTTACATAAACATCAATGTCTATGGAGCTAAACGGGTTGTCTTTTTCTTCAATTTCTTCCAAGAATTTCATATCCTTAAATTCTCCGCTTTGGAAGTACTTCTCCAGAGCATTTGCCAAGTGATGGAAACTGTTTGCGTGTTCCAAAAGGCGCCTCTTCCCATACTCTTTTGCCTGACTCGTGGTAACAAGGAATGGCCAATCACTGCTTTCAATAAGGAGCAATTCTCTTCCAAGTTGCTCTAAAACTCTATCGCCAAATTTATCCTTGTGCAAGTATTTACTCGCAAGAGCTACCATTCTTCTCTCCGCAAGATGTATATGCTCCCACATCCACTCCACTTCTGGATTCCACCAGGTGTAATGGGTTCCATACATCCCCCAGGATCCTTCTGGAAGCTCGATCTCATATCTTTCTCCCTGGTAGTTCTCTAAGAACTTTGAAATTGTTATAGTTTCTATATTTTCTTCTGCCATTAACTCCAGCACTTTTCCAAGCCATTTAACACCCTCAAACCACCAGTGGCCGAAGAGCTCTGTGTCGTAAGGTGCCACGACTATTCCCTTAGCTCCATGTTCTCTCTCGTATTCCTCTAAGAGGGATTTAACTAAACCTACAAAATGTTTTGCATGCTCTTCCACTCTTTCTAAAGCCTTCTCAGGAACATAAGGCTCTTTTTCTCCTAAACCAATAGCCTTGGATGTAATTCTCCAATATTGGCCGCCACTTTTCTCTGCTTTTTTGTGGAATTCTCTATACCAAAAGTCTCCTGGATAGCCTATGTCTGCACTCCACACTTGAAGACCAGTCTCTCTGTTCCTAGCGAATACAGCTATATTAGTTCCTTTTATGAAGTAGGGCCTCAGTGTGGACTTTTTAGTTTTCGCAGGGAGTATTTTTCCATAACCAAAACTTGCTGGACCTTCATCTATCAAATGACTTTCAACAAAGAAAAACTTCAACCCGTGCTTTTCCAGAAACTTCTCGAGTCCTTTTCTCCACACAATTTCTCCACTGCTTGGACTTTGCCAAAGCCCCTCTGGTCTATATGCACACTCCGGGAGCCATATTCCTTTTGGTTTTCTTCCAAAATGTTTCTCGTAAGTAAGAATACCATTGGTAATCTGTCCTTCAATTGCCTCATCTCTCTCCAAAAGAGGCAGATACCCGTGGGTCGCGGCGGAGGTAATTATCTCAATGTATCCCTCATCTTGAAGTTGCCTAAAAACTCCCAATATGTCCCCGTTTATGTTTTTCCAATATTCATAAACCTCCATAAAGTACTTGATCATATACGAGATTGCGTTTTTAAGTCGTTCATCGTCATATTTCTCTAGGTCTTCTTGCATGGCCTTAAGCTTTCTCTCCATATATTGCTCAAATTCTTTCTTCATGTACTCATCTGCAAGTTGTTCTGCTAATATCGGTGTAATGCCGATCATCAGTTGAAACTTCACCCCTTTTTTCTTGAACCTTTCAAACTCCATCAAAAGGGGTATGTAAGTCTCCGAGATTGCCTCAAAGACCCATTCTTCACCAAAAGGCCATTTGCCATGCTTCCTTACATAGGGAATATGGGTGTGAAAAACAAAAGTAAAGTAACCTTTCATCTAGTATCACCGGGAGTGTTATTGTATCCAGAGTATTTAAGATTATCCCAAACAGAGTTGAACTGTAATTGATTACGACACAGGTTAGTTTTAAAGGAAAAAGGAACAATCCAAGCCCAGAAGAGACTGGTTAAAGATCTGGTGTTTGGAATAGAGAGAAACCAGTGACAGTCTCAATAAAGGGCGTACTTCTCATGAAAGCCAACTCAAAATGTTACAAATGCTAATTCTTCGAACTCAGCAAAAACGAATTCGTCCTTGCAACTCAAATAAAGGGTTTCATGGTATACTTCAGGATGGAAGCAAGCAAAAACTGGATGAAGAAGTCTACCCAGAACTCTTGAGAGCTTTACTCGAATATCCCACATCCCACTCCTACTAACCCTCTTTCTTTTTTAGATATATCCCAGTTTCTTTGCCAGTTCTGCATTGAGCAGAGACCCTCCCGCGGCCCCGCGAACAAGGTTGTGACCGGTAATCACGTACTTAAAAGCCGAGTCACTCCCCTCCACTCTTCCCACGGTTACGGTTAACCCCTTTCCTCTCTCACGGTGAAACCTCGGCTGGGGAACTTCAGTGTAAACAAGGGGTTTTTCGTAGCTCGGCAGACTGAGACTTTTCAGCGGATCAAAGGACTCAAAAGCTTCCTTTATCTTCTCAGTACTTCCGTGCTCAAGTTCTATAAAAACGGCCTCCGTGTGGCCATGCAGAACTGGGACACGTGTCGCTATTGCAGAGACTTCGAAGAGCGCTGGTTTTATCCTTCCATTCTCAATCTTTCCAAGAATTTTTCTGCTCTCGTTCTCAATCTTCCATTCCTCGCCACTTATGAAGGGAATCACATTGTCGTGAATTGCCAGCGCTGAAAGGCCGAAAAATCCTGCACCGCTTATGGCTTGCATTGTAGCCACGTGAACCCTTTTTATCCCAAAATCTCTGAGAGGAGCGAGAGATACGGCCAAGATCGCCGTGGAACAGTTCGGGTTCGTTACTATGAAACCATTCCAGCCTTTCCTCTCACGCTGAACCTCGGTAAGCCTCAAGTGCTCTGGGTTGACTTCAGGAACCAGTATCGGCACGTCGTCGTCATAGCGGTGAACCCTCGCGTTGGTAAAAATGGGAATGTCTTTAGCGAGTCTCTCCTCAACATCCCCAGCCAGAGAAGCCGGAAGAGCATTGAAAACGAGGTCAACTCCCGGATCTTTGAGGAAGTCTTCCAAGGAAATGACCTCAAAATCTCTGAACTCCTCTGGAGAATCCTCGACCAGTTCACCATATCGAATTCCTGCCGAACGCTCCGATGCTACGAGTTTCTCAACTTCAAACCATGGATGGCCCTCTAGAAGTTTCACGAAGGTTCTTCCAACCATGCCAGTCGCTCCAAGAACAGCTACCTTCATCGTATCACCTCTTTAAACGCATCAAGTGTTGGTTCTATTGGCTCAGGAAGTGTGAACCTGTTGAGAACAACATTTGGATCCTTCAACCCGTGACCTGTCGTTATGAGAACATAGCTTTCACTTCTATCAACCTCACCTATCTCAAGAAGCTTTATAAGTCCTGCCAGTGATGCAGCGGATGCGGGTTCAACAAACAGGCCTTCTTTACTCGCCAGTAGTTGTTGAGCCTGGAGTATTTCCTCGTCGCTTACGCTTTCAAATAGCCCCCCTGATTCTTTGACGGCACGCCATGCCTTGGGCCAGTTGGCAGGGTTGCCTATTCTTATGGCGGTTGCAACGGTCTCCGGCTTTTCGATAGGTTTAAACTTCTCCCCTGTTTTCCAAGCCCTCACGAGAGGGGATGCGCCTTCTGCCTGTATCCCCATCATTCTCGGGAGTTTCTCCGTTATTCCTTTCTCGTAAAGCTCCTTGAACCCCTTCCAAATTGCCGAGATGTTACCTGCATTTCCAACGGGTAGGACGATGTTGTCGGGTACGAAACCGAGTTGGTCATAAATCTCTAGTGCTATTGTCTTCTGACCTTCCAGCCTAAAGGGGTTTATGGAATTGAGCATGTAAACACCAAGCTTTGCGCTCGCTTCCACTACAACTCTGAGTGCATCGTCAAAGTTGCCTCTTACAGGTACAACCCTGGCTCCGTAAATTATAGCCTGTGCAAGCTTTCCAAGAGCTATCTTTCCGCTAGGCACTAGGACATAAGCTTTAATCCCCGCCCTCGCTGCGTAAGCTGCCAAAGACGCTGATGTATTGCCAGTGGATGCACATATCACCTTGTCCATACCGAGTTCTAGGGCTTTGGAGACGCCAACTGTCATCCCTCTATCCTTAAAAGAACCCGTAGGGTTTGCTCCTTCGTTTTTGGCATATATTTCGACACCAAAGCCCTTTTCAAGGTTCTTGAGCTTGTAGAGTGGTGTTCCACCTTCATTCAGCGAAACCCTGCTCTTAACTGGTAGCCAACTCTTGTATTTCCACAGCGTTACATTCTTGCCGTCGAAGACGTCCTCTGCTCTATCGAGGTCCGTGACGACCTCAAGTAGCCCACCACACTCACAGCGGTAGCGGAGGTCATTTTCGTCATATTTTCTTCCACACTCAATACACTTCAAAACCATATGGCACCCCTTCCAACTTTTGTAACATAAACATCAGCCTTAATATCCATTCCGCTGAAAGTCTCAGCTATGACCTTCCCTATTTGGGCCACATCCTCTCCTATGGCAAACACTGCTGGGCCGGAACCGGAGACTGAGAAACCGTAAGCACCTGCTTCAAGTGCGGCCTCTCTTACAGTTTCATACCACTGCATGAGCTGTTTCCTGTATGGCAGGGCTATCCTGTCATCGAGAAGCCTCCCAACAGTCTGAAGGTCATTTTCCTTTAGAGCGAGGATTAGAGATGCTGCTAGGGCGAGATTTCTAATAGCATCTTTCCTTGGGATTTTTGATGGAAGAATCTTTCTCGCCTCGCTCGTCGGAATTTCGATCGCGGGAAGAACCACCACAACTTCGAAGTTCACTGGAATTCTCCAGATCTTCAG harbors:
- the thrC gene encoding threonine synthase; protein product: MVLKCIECGRKYDENDLRYRCECGGLLEVVTDLDRAEDVFDGKNVTLWKYKSWLPVKSRVSLNEGGTPLYKLKNLEKGFGVEIYAKNEGANPTGSFKDRGMTVGVSKALELGMDKVICASTGNTSASLAAYAARAGIKAYVLVPSGKIALGKLAQAIIYGARVVPVRGNFDDALRVVVEASAKLGVYMLNSINPFRLEGQKTIALEIYDQLGFVPDNIVLPVGNAGNISAIWKGFKELYEKGITEKLPRMMGIQAEGASPLVRAWKTGEKFKPIEKPETVATAIRIGNPANWPKAWRAVKESGGLFESVSDEEILQAQQLLASKEGLFVEPASAASLAGLIKLLEIGEVDRSESYVLITTGHGLKDPNVVLNRFTLPEPIEPTLDAFKEVIR
- a CDS encoding P-II family nitrogen regulator, whose product is MKKIEAIVREEEFDRVHKALKQMGIVPMTAYPVKGRGVQGGVPPYELMPKMKIEIVVKDEDVEKVVNVIIQNARRGIPGDGKIFILPVYEAIRIRTEERGNEALY
- the asd gene encoding aspartate-semialdehyde dehydrogenase codes for the protein MKVAVLGATGMVGRTFVKLLEGHPWFEVEKLVASERSAGIRYGELVEDSPEEFRDFEVISLEDFLKDPGVDLVFNALPASLAGDVEERLAKDIPIFTNARVHRYDDDVPILVPEVNPEHLRLTEVQRERKGWNGFIVTNPNCSTAILAVSLAPLRDFGIKRVHVATMQAISGAGFFGLSALAIHDNVIPFISGEEWKIENESRKILGKIENGRIKPALFEVSAIATRVPVLHGHTEAVFIELEHGSTEKIKEAFESFDPLKSLSLPSYEKPLVYTEVPQPRFHRERGKGLTVTVGRVEGSDSAFKYVITGHNLVRGAAGGSLLNAELAKKLGYI